The following coding sequences lie in one Micropterus dolomieu isolate WLL.071019.BEF.003 ecotype Adirondacks linkage group LG15, ASM2129224v1, whole genome shotgun sequence genomic window:
- the LOC123984230 gene encoding otoraplin-like produces MSYPLVILLCVGLLHQTARAVLMDKLADNKNCGDADCSYVLSMATALEDFIAPDCRFINIKKGQMVYVYSKLVPEEGAGVFWSGSVYSERYVDQMGIIGYFPATVLKETQKFTENPVKIPTTDMDFYCD; encoded by the exons ATGAGTTATCCACTGGTGATTCTGCTCTGTGTGGGACTACTGCACCAGACCGCGAGGGCTGTCCTTATGGATAAACTAGCAGACAACAAGAATTGTGGGGATGCAGACTGCTCAT ATGTCCTCTCCATGGCCACGGCCTTGGAAGACTTCATAGCTCCTGACTGCAGATTCATCAACATCAAGAAGGGTCAGATGGTTTATGTGTATTCTAAACTCGTACCAGAGGAGGGTGCCGGAGTCTTCTGGTCTGGAAgc GTTTACAGTGAGCGCTATGTGGACCAGATGGGCATCATCGGATACTTCCCTGCGACTGTGCTGAAGGAGACACAGAAGTTTACGGAAAACCCAGTTAAGATTCCCACAACT GACATGGACTTCTACTGTGATTAA
- the polh gene encoding DNA polymerase eta isoform X1, producing the protein MEYGKERVVALVDMDCFYVQVEQRLNPALRNTPCVVAQYKTWKGGSIIAVSYEARAQGVTRNMWVDDAKNRCPDLQVARVRESHGKADLTYYREASVEVIEVMSRFAVIERASIDEAYMDLTAAIQQRLKNITDKEIDPRLLRTTYIQGYPQSSPEHEASAEDAAMDKEEQRSIGLQKWLASLPVPPLGEQNSAELQLTVGALIVEEMRAAVEEHTGFRCSAGISHNKVLAKLACGLNKPNRQTVLPLDSVTELFSSLPISKIRNLGGKLGASITETLGIENMGDVTRFSQAQLGQHFGEKTGQWLFDLCRGIEFEPVKPRQLPKSIGCSKNFPGKTSLATKEQVQYWLHQLALELEERLTKDREVNGRTAKLLTVGVRQLGDKRPSSFSRCCALVRYDATKLASDSFAIIKSLNMAGNHQAAWTPPLTLLHLSASKFSDAPSAGGIAGFLSSDVTSTQSLFSATQSSTQPSSEPKNDSTCKQSGTIQSFFQKAAEKQRLKVTKDVDEEDEDDVGCTGILPSSSSHKTSASDTQLETDTNFPVSSVTHFHSKNGSASPHSGKSSFFHKKTLERSFQDKPETGPGPVNEEESVDTVAAVSGDELDIDPEVNPHPSIVAREDLLNCERCGQEVSVWEMPEHNDYHFALDLQNSFSSSAASANISSSSSSVSLTPLRAGAAGTAQSSRGKTKTRGQSGPQPKRHRSQGGSTGTLDSFFKRT; encoded by the exons ATGGAGTACGGGAAGGAGAGAGTGGTGGCGTTAGTAGACATGGACTGCTTTTACGTGCAGGTGGAGCAGAGGCTCAATCCGGCTCTGAGGAACACTCCCTGTGTGGTGGCCCAGTACAAGACGTGGAAAGGAGGCAG TATCATAGCTGTGAGCTACGAGGCCAGGGCCCAAGGTGTCACCAGGAACATGTGGGTGGATGATGCAAAGAATCGGTGCCCTGATCTCCAGGTGGCACGGGTGCGCGAGTCTCATGGCAAGGCAGACCTGACATA TTACAGGGAGGCCAGTGTGGAGGTCATTGAGGTGATGTCTCGCTTTGCCGTGATTGAGAGAGCCAGCATTGATGAGGCCTACATGGATCTGACTGCTGCAATCCAGCAGCGGCTGAAAAACATAACCGACAAAGAAATTGACCCTCGCCTGCTGAGGACTACCTACATCCAGGGCTACCCACAAAGTTCCCCTGAGCACGAAGCATCTGCTGAGGATGCTGCCATGGATAAAG AGGAGCAGAGGTCCATAGGTCTCCAGAAGTGGCTGGCATCCTTACCCGTCCCTCCATTAGGGGAGCAGAACTCTGCAGAACTGCAGCTAACTGTGGGGGCCCTCATTGTCGAGGAAATGAGGGCAGCCGTGGAGGAACACACAGGTTTCCGCTGTTCGGCGGGGATATCTCACAATAAG GTGTTGGCCAAACTAGCCTGTGGTCTGAACAAACCTAACCGACAAACTGTTCTGCCTTTGGACTCTGTGACAGAACTTTTCAGTTCTCTGCCCATCAGCAAGAT TCGTAACCTGGGGGGTAAGCTGGGTGCTTCCATCACAGAAACTCTGGGAATAGAGAACATGGGAGACGTTACTCGCTTCTCTCAGGCCCAGCTGGGACAGCACTTTGGAGAAAAGACAGG CCAGTGGCTGTTTGACTTGTGTCGGGGGATTGAGTTTGAACCAGTGAAACCCAGACAGCTTCCTAAGTCCATCGGGTGCAGTAAAAACTTCCCTGGGAAGACATCACTGGCTACAAAAGAGCAG GTACAGTACTGGCTTCATCAACTGGCCCTTGAGCTGGAGGAGAGACTGACCAAGGACAGAGAAGTG AATGGTCGCACGGCTAAGTTGTTGACTGTTGGCGTACGTCAGCTTGGGGATAAGAGGCCGAGTAGCTTCTCTCGCTGCTGTGCTTTAGTGCGGTACGACGCAACCAAACTGGCAAGTGACAGCTTTGCCATTATCAAGAGCCTCAACATGGCAGGAAACCACCAGGCAGCATG GACTCCACCGCTCACCCTGCTCCACCTCTCAGCTAGCAAATTTAGCGACGCTCCATCAGCAGGGGGGATTGCTGGCTTTCTTTCCAGTGATGTCACTTCAACCCAGAGCCTTTTCTCTGCCACTCAGTCCTCCACCCAGCCATCCTCTGAACCGAAAAATGACTCCACATGCAAACAGTCCGGCACCATCCAGTCCTTCTTTCAAAAGGCAGCTgagaaacaaagactgaaggTTACTAAAGACGTAGAcgaggaggatgaagatgatgtAGGCTGCACAGGAATTCTaccatcttcctcctctcacAAAACATCTGCTTCTGACACTCAGTTGGAGACAGATACCAATTTCCCTGTTTCTTCCGTTACTCATTTTCACTCTAAAAATGGTTCAGCCAGCCCCCATTCTGGCAAATCCTCTTTCTTCCACAAGAAGACTCTTGAAAGAAGCTTTCAGGACAAGCCTGAAACAGGACCTGGGCCTGTCAATGAAGAAGAATCTGTAGacactgttgctgctgtgtcAGGGGATGAACTGGACATTGATCCCGAGGTCAATCCCCATCCTTCCATAGTGGCCAGAGAAGACTTGTTAAACTGTGAACGTTGTGGCCAGGAGGTGTCTGTTTGGGAAATGCCTGAACACAATGACTATCATTTTGCGCTGGACCTCCAGAATTCCTTCTCCTCATCCGCAGCTTCAGCAAACatctcttcatcttcctccagTGTCTCTCTAACTCCTCTcagagcaggagcagcaggcaCAGCCCAGTCCTCCCGGGGAAAGACAAAAACCAGAGGCCAGTCAGGACCCCAACCGAAAAGGCATCGCTCCCAGGGTGGAAGTACGGGCACTCTGGATTCTTTTTTCAAGAGGACATGA
- the polh gene encoding DNA polymerase eta isoform X2, translating to MAARNTKRQEFTLFNFSDRPELCIIAVSYEARAQGVTRNMWVDDAKNRCPDLQVARVRESHGKADLTYYREASVEVIEVMSRFAVIERASIDEAYMDLTAAIQQRLKNITDKEIDPRLLRTTYIQGYPQSSPEHEASAEDAAMDKEEQRSIGLQKWLASLPVPPLGEQNSAELQLTVGALIVEEMRAAVEEHTGFRCSAGISHNKVLAKLACGLNKPNRQTVLPLDSVTELFSSLPISKIRNLGGKLGASITETLGIENMGDVTRFSQAQLGQHFGEKTGQWLFDLCRGIEFEPVKPRQLPKSIGCSKNFPGKTSLATKEQVQYWLHQLALELEERLTKDREVNGRTAKLLTVGVRQLGDKRPSSFSRCCALVRYDATKLASDSFAIIKSLNMAGNHQAAWTPPLTLLHLSASKFSDAPSAGGIAGFLSSDVTSTQSLFSATQSSTQPSSEPKNDSTCKQSGTIQSFFQKAAEKQRLKVTKDVDEEDEDDVGCTGILPSSSSHKTSASDTQLETDTNFPVSSVTHFHSKNGSASPHSGKSSFFHKKTLERSFQDKPETGPGPVNEEESVDTVAAVSGDELDIDPEVNPHPSIVAREDLLNCERCGQEVSVWEMPEHNDYHFALDLQNSFSSSAASANISSSSSSVSLTPLRAGAAGTAQSSRGKTKTRGQSGPQPKRHRSQGGSTGTLDSFFKRT from the exons ATGGCTGCGCGAAATACAAAGCGACAGGAATTTACCCTGTTTAACTTTAGTGACCGTCCCGAGCTTTG TATCATAGCTGTGAGCTACGAGGCCAGGGCCCAAGGTGTCACCAGGAACATGTGGGTGGATGATGCAAAGAATCGGTGCCCTGATCTCCAGGTGGCACGGGTGCGCGAGTCTCATGGCAAGGCAGACCTGACATA TTACAGGGAGGCCAGTGTGGAGGTCATTGAGGTGATGTCTCGCTTTGCCGTGATTGAGAGAGCCAGCATTGATGAGGCCTACATGGATCTGACTGCTGCAATCCAGCAGCGGCTGAAAAACATAACCGACAAAGAAATTGACCCTCGCCTGCTGAGGACTACCTACATCCAGGGCTACCCACAAAGTTCCCCTGAGCACGAAGCATCTGCTGAGGATGCTGCCATGGATAAAG AGGAGCAGAGGTCCATAGGTCTCCAGAAGTGGCTGGCATCCTTACCCGTCCCTCCATTAGGGGAGCAGAACTCTGCAGAACTGCAGCTAACTGTGGGGGCCCTCATTGTCGAGGAAATGAGGGCAGCCGTGGAGGAACACACAGGTTTCCGCTGTTCGGCGGGGATATCTCACAATAAG GTGTTGGCCAAACTAGCCTGTGGTCTGAACAAACCTAACCGACAAACTGTTCTGCCTTTGGACTCTGTGACAGAACTTTTCAGTTCTCTGCCCATCAGCAAGAT TCGTAACCTGGGGGGTAAGCTGGGTGCTTCCATCACAGAAACTCTGGGAATAGAGAACATGGGAGACGTTACTCGCTTCTCTCAGGCCCAGCTGGGACAGCACTTTGGAGAAAAGACAGG CCAGTGGCTGTTTGACTTGTGTCGGGGGATTGAGTTTGAACCAGTGAAACCCAGACAGCTTCCTAAGTCCATCGGGTGCAGTAAAAACTTCCCTGGGAAGACATCACTGGCTACAAAAGAGCAG GTACAGTACTGGCTTCATCAACTGGCCCTTGAGCTGGAGGAGAGACTGACCAAGGACAGAGAAGTG AATGGTCGCACGGCTAAGTTGTTGACTGTTGGCGTACGTCAGCTTGGGGATAAGAGGCCGAGTAGCTTCTCTCGCTGCTGTGCTTTAGTGCGGTACGACGCAACCAAACTGGCAAGTGACAGCTTTGCCATTATCAAGAGCCTCAACATGGCAGGAAACCACCAGGCAGCATG GACTCCACCGCTCACCCTGCTCCACCTCTCAGCTAGCAAATTTAGCGACGCTCCATCAGCAGGGGGGATTGCTGGCTTTCTTTCCAGTGATGTCACTTCAACCCAGAGCCTTTTCTCTGCCACTCAGTCCTCCACCCAGCCATCCTCTGAACCGAAAAATGACTCCACATGCAAACAGTCCGGCACCATCCAGTCCTTCTTTCAAAAGGCAGCTgagaaacaaagactgaaggTTACTAAAGACGTAGAcgaggaggatgaagatgatgtAGGCTGCACAGGAATTCTaccatcttcctcctctcacAAAACATCTGCTTCTGACACTCAGTTGGAGACAGATACCAATTTCCCTGTTTCTTCCGTTACTCATTTTCACTCTAAAAATGGTTCAGCCAGCCCCCATTCTGGCAAATCCTCTTTCTTCCACAAGAAGACTCTTGAAAGAAGCTTTCAGGACAAGCCTGAAACAGGACCTGGGCCTGTCAATGAAGAAGAATCTGTAGacactgttgctgctgtgtcAGGGGATGAACTGGACATTGATCCCGAGGTCAATCCCCATCCTTCCATAGTGGCCAGAGAAGACTTGTTAAACTGTGAACGTTGTGGCCAGGAGGTGTCTGTTTGGGAAATGCCTGAACACAATGACTATCATTTTGCGCTGGACCTCCAGAATTCCTTCTCCTCATCCGCAGCTTCAGCAAACatctcttcatcttcctccagTGTCTCTCTAACTCCTCTcagagcaggagcagcaggcaCAGCCCAGTCCTCCCGGGGAAAGACAAAAACCAGAGGCCAGTCAGGACCCCAACCGAAAAGGCATCGCTCCCAGGGTGGAAGTACGGGCACTCTGGATTCTTTTTTCAAGAGGACATGA
- the gtpbp2a gene encoding GTP-binding protein 2 isoform X2: protein MKLKLVNPTQYRFEHLATQMKWRLQEGRGEAVYQIGVEDNGMLVGLSEEDMRTSLKTLHKLAEKVGADITVLREREVDYDSDVPRKIAEVLIRKVPDDQQFLDLRVAVLGNVDSGKSTLLGVLTQGELDNGRGRARLNLFRHLHEIQTGRTSSISFEILGFNSKGEVVNYSESRTAEEICESASKMITFIDLAGHHKYLKTTIFGLTSYCPDFAMLVVSANTGIAGTTREHLGLAMALKVPIFIVISKVDLCTRATVERTVRQLERVLKQPGCNKVPMVIGSTDDAVTAAQQFAQSPNITPIFTLSSVSGESLDLLKVFFNIIPPLSNSKEQEELMQQLTEFQVDEIYTVPEVGTVVGGTLYSGICREGDNLVVGPTDLGHFHKLTIGSIQRNRSACRVLRAGQAATLALGDFDRSLLRKGMVMVSPEMDPTICWMFEAEIVLLFHAKTFHKGFQVTVHIGNVRQTATVEAVYGKEELRTGEKAVVLFKFIKHPEYLKVGAKVLFREGVTKGIGHVTKLQPIAQYRSSQSEDDEA, encoded by the exons ATGAAG CTGAAGCTGGTGAACCCCACACAATACCGCTTTGAGCACCTGGCAACACAAATGAAATGGCGACTGCAGGAGGGTCGGGGCGAAGCCGTCTATCAAATAGGTGTTGAGGATAATGGCATGCTAGTGGGATTATCAGAGGAAGATATGAGGACATCGCTGAAGACGCTCCATAAACTGGCAGAGAA aGTTGGAGCCGATATCACTGTCCTCAGAGAGCGAGAGGTGGACTATGACTCTGATGTGCCTCGTAAGATTGCTGAGGTTCTCATTCGCAAGGTGCCAGATGACCAGCAG TTCTTGGACCTGCGAGTAGCTGTACTGGGTAATGTGGACTCTGGCAAGTCCACTCTGTTGGGTGTTCTGACACAGGGTGAGCTGGACAATGGACGGGGAAGAGCGAGGCTCAACCTCTTCAGACATCTACATGAGATCCAGACTGGACGCACTTCAAGCATCAGCTTTGAGATCCTTGGCTTCAATAGTAAAGGAGAG GTTGTGAATTACAGTGAGTCCCGAACAGCAGAGGAGATTTGTGAGAGTGCCTCTAAAATGATCACATTCATTGATCTGGCGGGTCACCACAAGTACCTGAAGACCACCATCTTTGGCCTCACCAGCTACTGCCCAGATTTTGCTATGTTGGTCGTCAGCGCAAATACTGGCATTG CTGGTACGACACGGGAGCATCTTGGACTTGCCATGGCCTTGAAGGTGCCCATCTTCATTGTCATCAGTAAGGTGGACTTGTGTACACGGGCCACAGTGGAGCGCACTGTGCGGCAGCTGGAGCGCGTCCTCAAGCAGCCGGGCTGCAACAAGGTGCCCATGGTCATTGGCAGTACGGACGATGCCGTAACTGCAGCACAGCAGTTTGCCCAGTCGCCCAA CATCACACCCATTTTCACCTTGTCCAGTGTGTCTGGAGAGAGTCTAGACTTGCTGAAGGTCTTCTTCAATATCATCCCTCCTCTCAGCAACAGCAAGGAGCAGGAAGAGCTTATGCAACAGCTAACTGAGTTTCAG GTGGATGAGATCTACACAGTGCCAGAGGTGGGGACTGTGGTGGGAGGTACTCTGTACAG TGGTATTTGCCGTGAGGGAGATAATCTTGTAGTCGGGCCCACGGACTTGGGCCATTTCCACAAGTTGACCATTGGCAGCATCCAAAGGAACCGCTCTGCATGCAGGGTACTCAGGGCCGGCCAGGCTGCCACACTCGCTCTGGGTGACTTCGACCGGTCGCTGCTACGCAAG GGTATGGTGATGGTGAGCCCAGAGATGGATCCTACCATCTGCTGGATGTTTGAAGCTGAGATTGTGCTGCTCTTCCATGCAAAGACCTTCCACAAGGGCTTCCAGGTTACTGTGCACATTGGCAATGTGAGACAGACCGCCACCGTGGAAGCTGTGTATGGCAAG GAGGAGCTGAGGACGGGCGAGAAAGCAGTGGTTCTCTTCAAGTTCATCAAGCACCCAGAATACCTGAAGGTGGGAGCTAAGGTGCTCTTCAGAGAGGGCGTGACCAAAGGTATCGGCCACGTCACCAAGTTGCAGCCCATCGCCCAGTACCGGTCATCCCAAAGCGAGGACGATGAAGCCTAA
- the polh gene encoding DNA polymerase eta isoform X3, with amino-acid sequence MWVDDAKNRCPDLQVARVRESHGKADLTYYREASVEVIEVMSRFAVIERASIDEAYMDLTAAIQQRLKNITDKEIDPRLLRTTYIQGYPQSSPEHEASAEDAAMDKEEQRSIGLQKWLASLPVPPLGEQNSAELQLTVGALIVEEMRAAVEEHTGFRCSAGISHNKVLAKLACGLNKPNRQTVLPLDSVTELFSSLPISKIRNLGGKLGASITETLGIENMGDVTRFSQAQLGQHFGEKTGQWLFDLCRGIEFEPVKPRQLPKSIGCSKNFPGKTSLATKEQVQYWLHQLALELEERLTKDREVNGRTAKLLTVGVRQLGDKRPSSFSRCCALVRYDATKLASDSFAIIKSLNMAGNHQAAWTPPLTLLHLSASKFSDAPSAGGIAGFLSSDVTSTQSLFSATQSSTQPSSEPKNDSTCKQSGTIQSFFQKAAEKQRLKVTKDVDEEDEDDVGCTGILPSSSSHKTSASDTQLETDTNFPVSSVTHFHSKNGSASPHSGKSSFFHKKTLERSFQDKPETGPGPVNEEESVDTVAAVSGDELDIDPEVNPHPSIVAREDLLNCERCGQEVSVWEMPEHNDYHFALDLQNSFSSSAASANISSSSSSVSLTPLRAGAAGTAQSSRGKTKTRGQSGPQPKRHRSQGGSTGTLDSFFKRT; translated from the exons ATGTGGGTGGATGATGCAAAGAATCGGTGCCCTGATCTCCAGGTGGCACGGGTGCGCGAGTCTCATGGCAAGGCAGACCTGACATA TTACAGGGAGGCCAGTGTGGAGGTCATTGAGGTGATGTCTCGCTTTGCCGTGATTGAGAGAGCCAGCATTGATGAGGCCTACATGGATCTGACTGCTGCAATCCAGCAGCGGCTGAAAAACATAACCGACAAAGAAATTGACCCTCGCCTGCTGAGGACTACCTACATCCAGGGCTACCCACAAAGTTCCCCTGAGCACGAAGCATCTGCTGAGGATGCTGCCATGGATAAAG AGGAGCAGAGGTCCATAGGTCTCCAGAAGTGGCTGGCATCCTTACCCGTCCCTCCATTAGGGGAGCAGAACTCTGCAGAACTGCAGCTAACTGTGGGGGCCCTCATTGTCGAGGAAATGAGGGCAGCCGTGGAGGAACACACAGGTTTCCGCTGTTCGGCGGGGATATCTCACAATAAG GTGTTGGCCAAACTAGCCTGTGGTCTGAACAAACCTAACCGACAAACTGTTCTGCCTTTGGACTCTGTGACAGAACTTTTCAGTTCTCTGCCCATCAGCAAGAT TCGTAACCTGGGGGGTAAGCTGGGTGCTTCCATCACAGAAACTCTGGGAATAGAGAACATGGGAGACGTTACTCGCTTCTCTCAGGCCCAGCTGGGACAGCACTTTGGAGAAAAGACAGG CCAGTGGCTGTTTGACTTGTGTCGGGGGATTGAGTTTGAACCAGTGAAACCCAGACAGCTTCCTAAGTCCATCGGGTGCAGTAAAAACTTCCCTGGGAAGACATCACTGGCTACAAAAGAGCAG GTACAGTACTGGCTTCATCAACTGGCCCTTGAGCTGGAGGAGAGACTGACCAAGGACAGAGAAGTG AATGGTCGCACGGCTAAGTTGTTGACTGTTGGCGTACGTCAGCTTGGGGATAAGAGGCCGAGTAGCTTCTCTCGCTGCTGTGCTTTAGTGCGGTACGACGCAACCAAACTGGCAAGTGACAGCTTTGCCATTATCAAGAGCCTCAACATGGCAGGAAACCACCAGGCAGCATG GACTCCACCGCTCACCCTGCTCCACCTCTCAGCTAGCAAATTTAGCGACGCTCCATCAGCAGGGGGGATTGCTGGCTTTCTTTCCAGTGATGTCACTTCAACCCAGAGCCTTTTCTCTGCCACTCAGTCCTCCACCCAGCCATCCTCTGAACCGAAAAATGACTCCACATGCAAACAGTCCGGCACCATCCAGTCCTTCTTTCAAAAGGCAGCTgagaaacaaagactgaaggTTACTAAAGACGTAGAcgaggaggatgaagatgatgtAGGCTGCACAGGAATTCTaccatcttcctcctctcacAAAACATCTGCTTCTGACACTCAGTTGGAGACAGATACCAATTTCCCTGTTTCTTCCGTTACTCATTTTCACTCTAAAAATGGTTCAGCCAGCCCCCATTCTGGCAAATCCTCTTTCTTCCACAAGAAGACTCTTGAAAGAAGCTTTCAGGACAAGCCTGAAACAGGACCTGGGCCTGTCAATGAAGAAGAATCTGTAGacactgttgctgctgtgtcAGGGGATGAACTGGACATTGATCCCGAGGTCAATCCCCATCCTTCCATAGTGGCCAGAGAAGACTTGTTAAACTGTGAACGTTGTGGCCAGGAGGTGTCTGTTTGGGAAATGCCTGAACACAATGACTATCATTTTGCGCTGGACCTCCAGAATTCCTTCTCCTCATCCGCAGCTTCAGCAAACatctcttcatcttcctccagTGTCTCTCTAACTCCTCTcagagcaggagcagcaggcaCAGCCCAGTCCTCCCGGGGAAAGACAAAAACCAGAGGCCAGTCAGGACCCCAACCGAAAAGGCATCGCTCCCAGGGTGGAAGTACGGGCACTCTGGATTCTTTTTTCAAGAGGACATGA
- the gtpbp2a gene encoding GTP-binding protein 2 isoform X1 translates to MDARVSELFCSGSGHGSGSQGVASNVKPGNGYAAAPKKACVKNNKKSKARFSRNFKPSNNTPYLPPEAEEGNIEYKLKLVNPTQYRFEHLATQMKWRLQEGRGEAVYQIGVEDNGMLVGLSEEDMRTSLKTLHKLAEKVGADITVLREREVDYDSDVPRKIAEVLIRKVPDDQQFLDLRVAVLGNVDSGKSTLLGVLTQGELDNGRGRARLNLFRHLHEIQTGRTSSISFEILGFNSKGEVVNYSESRTAEEICESASKMITFIDLAGHHKYLKTTIFGLTSYCPDFAMLVVSANTGIAGTTREHLGLAMALKVPIFIVISKVDLCTRATVERTVRQLERVLKQPGCNKVPMVIGSTDDAVTAAQQFAQSPNITPIFTLSSVSGESLDLLKVFFNIIPPLSNSKEQEELMQQLTEFQVDEIYTVPEVGTVVGGTLYSGICREGDNLVVGPTDLGHFHKLTIGSIQRNRSACRVLRAGQAATLALGDFDRSLLRKGMVMVSPEMDPTICWMFEAEIVLLFHAKTFHKGFQVTVHIGNVRQTATVEAVYGKEELRTGEKAVVLFKFIKHPEYLKVGAKVLFREGVTKGIGHVTKLQPIAQYRSSQSEDDEA, encoded by the exons ATGGATGCGCGGGTATCGGAGTTATTTTGCTCAGGAAGCGGACATGGCTCTGGATCTCAAGGTGTCGCGTCCAACGTCAAACCGGGAAATGGCTATGCGGCAGCCCCCAAAAAGGCTTGTGTAAAGAACAACAAGAAATCCAAAGCTCGATTCTCCCGCAACTTCAAACCAAGCAATAACACCCCATATCTACCTCCAGAG GCTGAAGAGGGAAACATAGAGTACAAG CTGAAGCTGGTGAACCCCACACAATACCGCTTTGAGCACCTGGCAACACAAATGAAATGGCGACTGCAGGAGGGTCGGGGCGAAGCCGTCTATCAAATAGGTGTTGAGGATAATGGCATGCTAGTGGGATTATCAGAGGAAGATATGAGGACATCGCTGAAGACGCTCCATAAACTGGCAGAGAA aGTTGGAGCCGATATCACTGTCCTCAGAGAGCGAGAGGTGGACTATGACTCTGATGTGCCTCGTAAGATTGCTGAGGTTCTCATTCGCAAGGTGCCAGATGACCAGCAG TTCTTGGACCTGCGAGTAGCTGTACTGGGTAATGTGGACTCTGGCAAGTCCACTCTGTTGGGTGTTCTGACACAGGGTGAGCTGGACAATGGACGGGGAAGAGCGAGGCTCAACCTCTTCAGACATCTACATGAGATCCAGACTGGACGCACTTCAAGCATCAGCTTTGAGATCCTTGGCTTCAATAGTAAAGGAGAG GTTGTGAATTACAGTGAGTCCCGAACAGCAGAGGAGATTTGTGAGAGTGCCTCTAAAATGATCACATTCATTGATCTGGCGGGTCACCACAAGTACCTGAAGACCACCATCTTTGGCCTCACCAGCTACTGCCCAGATTTTGCTATGTTGGTCGTCAGCGCAAATACTGGCATTG CTGGTACGACACGGGAGCATCTTGGACTTGCCATGGCCTTGAAGGTGCCCATCTTCATTGTCATCAGTAAGGTGGACTTGTGTACACGGGCCACAGTGGAGCGCACTGTGCGGCAGCTGGAGCGCGTCCTCAAGCAGCCGGGCTGCAACAAGGTGCCCATGGTCATTGGCAGTACGGACGATGCCGTAACTGCAGCACAGCAGTTTGCCCAGTCGCCCAA CATCACACCCATTTTCACCTTGTCCAGTGTGTCTGGAGAGAGTCTAGACTTGCTGAAGGTCTTCTTCAATATCATCCCTCCTCTCAGCAACAGCAAGGAGCAGGAAGAGCTTATGCAACAGCTAACTGAGTTTCAG GTGGATGAGATCTACACAGTGCCAGAGGTGGGGACTGTGGTGGGAGGTACTCTGTACAG TGGTATTTGCCGTGAGGGAGATAATCTTGTAGTCGGGCCCACGGACTTGGGCCATTTCCACAAGTTGACCATTGGCAGCATCCAAAGGAACCGCTCTGCATGCAGGGTACTCAGGGCCGGCCAGGCTGCCACACTCGCTCTGGGTGACTTCGACCGGTCGCTGCTACGCAAG GGTATGGTGATGGTGAGCCCAGAGATGGATCCTACCATCTGCTGGATGTTTGAAGCTGAGATTGTGCTGCTCTTCCATGCAAAGACCTTCCACAAGGGCTTCCAGGTTACTGTGCACATTGGCAATGTGAGACAGACCGCCACCGTGGAAGCTGTGTATGGCAAG GAGGAGCTGAGGACGGGCGAGAAAGCAGTGGTTCTCTTCAAGTTCATCAAGCACCCAGAATACCTGAAGGTGGGAGCTAAGGTGCTCTTCAGAGAGGGCGTGACCAAAGGTATCGGCCACGTCACCAAGTTGCAGCCCATCGCCCAGTACCGGTCATCCCAAAGCGAGGACGATGAAGCCTAA